The genomic stretch tatgagataaatcttttgagtctaattagcctataattggacactaattatcaaataaaaataaaaatactatagtgtcTGTTAAATTTTATCACTCCCAACTAAACACCCCTTTAATTTCACAACGACAAAGGTCGTGCTTGATTTTCAGCATCTACTTAAAACTTGCAAAAATTTTAGAGGTCCATGTCCTTTGTTTTGgattgaaaagaaaaagaaatagcTTAACCGAAAGCTCATTATAGGATTCCAACCCGTATTGACGTCAAATAACGGAGTTGCAAATTGGGCATAGCGCAGTTGGTTACGTTCTTTATGGTGAAACTAGCATGGACTTTGATCGTGAATTGGGTCACTAtagttttaggccttgtttagttcatccaaaaaatcaaaaaaaattaagatttttcgttatatcgaatcttgcgacacatatatgaagcattaaatatagacgaaaacaaaaactaattacatagtttgcctgtaaatctcaAAACGAattttttgaccctagttagtctataattgaataatattttatcacaaacaaagaaaaagtgctacagtggccaaaaacttttcatttcgCAATACATGTATGAATAGTCAAATATACTTGCCCCTCTTGTAATCAATACAGATCTCATAACTCCAGGTCCACCGATATTATTTTAACGCAAGTAGCCCAAGCagatctcgaacttccacttcTACACTGCCTGGCGTCGGCCACAGATCGAGGAAATCTCAGGGTCAAAGTAGATTCCCAAATCCTAATCAAGATTTCAATCTCCATCCGTCGAACAGCTAGCAATCTCATCCTGTCCAGCACGAAAATAAATTAGGGGGTATtcagttcctttttttttcctaaaagttttggattttgattTAAACACTATGCAATTTTTTTGGTAAAAAAGTAATTATTCTCTATTTTGGATTTTAGATTCAAAAGGCTAAAaaacccaaaaatcaaaaaaaaaacttggtgTTAGAATTTTGGTGGGCTGCTCAAAGTTTTGGGGTTTTTggggttttttttaaaaaaaaaacttgaggaactaaacaaggcaacaTCATCCTAAAAATTTTGATATTTTACATTACATCATTCCAAATATAATTAGCATTTTacattttttgaactaaacaccccTTTAGTCAGCTACTTCGCCGTCCTAGAAAAAAGTGACAGACAAGCTAGCGAGCCATTTCCACAGCTCTGATCTCTGAGGGCTGAGGCCACAGGCAGGCACGCTACAGCAGTTTCCTGGTTGACCAGCCGTGCGCCCGTGAGATGGACGCCGGATCCGTGAAGCAGATCGCCGTTCTGTACCCCGTCGGCGGCGTCGGGCACATCGGACCCATGACGCAGCTCGCCAAGGTCTTCCTCCGCCACGGCTACGACGTCACCATGGTGCTCATCGAGCCGCCCATCAAGTCGACCGACTCCGGCGCCGGCTTCATCGAGCGCGTCGCCGCCTCCAACCCGTCCATCACCTTCCACGTCCTGCCGCCGACGATCCCGCCTCCCGACTTGGCCAGCTCCACCAAGCACCCTTTCCTCCTCATACTGGAGCTGATGCGCCGGTACAACGACGAGCTCGAGAGCTTCCTCCGCTCCATCCCCCGGGAGCGCCTGCACTCCCTCGTCATCGACCTGTTCTGCACCCACGCCATCGACGTGGCGACGAAGGTGGGTGTCCCTGTCTACAAGTTCTTCGCCTCAGGCGCCGGGACTCTGGCCATCTTCACCCAGTtgccggcgctgctcgccggcaGACAGACGGGCCTCAAGGAACTTGCCGACACGCCCCTCGAGTTCCTTGGCGTCCCGTCCATGCCGGCGTCCCATCTCGTCACGTCGCTGCTGGAGAGTCCGGAGGACGAGCTGTGCAGGAGCATGATGAAGATCTTGGAGCGCCACGCGGACACCCACGGCGTCCTGGTCAACACGTTCGAGTCGCTGGAGAGCCGGGCCCTGGAGGCGCTGAGGGATCCCCTGTGCGTTCCCGGGCAGGTGCTGCCTCCAGTTTACTCCGTCGGGCCGTTGGTTGGCACGGGCGACAAGCGGGAAGGAGATGGTTCTAGTTCCAGGCACGAATGCCTCGCGTGGCTGGACGCGCAGCCGGAGCGCAGCGTCGTGTTCCTCTGCTGGGGCAGCAAGGGCGCCCTACCCAAGGAGCAGCTCAAGGAGATCGCCGTCGGCCTGGAAAGATGCTGGCAGCGGTTCCTATGGGTCGTGCGCACGCCGGCAGGCAGCGACGGCGGCCCCAAAAGGTACTGGGAGCAGCGTGCCGAGGCGGATCTGGACGCGCTCTTGCCGGAGGGCTTCTTGGAGCGGACCAAGGGCCGTGGCCTCGTCGTCACGTCGTGGGCGCCGCAGGTGGACGTGCTCAGCCACCCCGCCACGGGCGTATTCGTCACCCACTGCGGGTGGAACTCGACGCTGGAGGCGATCGCGGCGGGGGTGCCGATGCTGTGCTGGCCACTGGCGGGCGCGGAGCAGAGGATGAACAAAGTGTTTATAACCGAGGACATGGGCGTCGGGGTGGAGATGGAGGGCTACATGACAGGTTTCATCGAGGCTGACGAAATTGCGGGGAAGGTGAGGCTAGCGTTGGAGGCCGGAGAGGGGACGAGGATTAGGGAACGAGCACTGCAGCTGAAGAAAGAAACGGAGGAAGCGCTGGAGGACGGTGGCTCGTCGCAGGCGGCATTTCGCCGGTTCTTGTTGGATATTGCAAATCTTGGAGAGTAGCTTCGGAAGCGATGTACTCGCGCCCCACCACCGCCGATAGAATGTCCAATTGTCGTGGCGAGCGACTCTAGTTGCCTCGCTCGCTCGCCGGCCGGTCGCCACCACCACCCCAACATGTTGTTATAGGCTACCCACCAGTAGTGATCGCATCtctaaggctagtctcaatgggcATTTCATGGGCGTTTCATGCGTATTTAATATAGGGACACATCAGCACAGAAGGAATATTTGCATGAAACAGGAAGGAGAGAGAATGCAATCGTTTCATCCCGGTGAAACGCGGGCGCGCTGTTTCCAAAGTATCGGGAACCGGGTGAAACGAAGTGAAACCAGCGCTGTGGCATTTCATTTCATCCCTGatcccgtgcgggcgggatccGTGCCGTCCTCGTCGTCTTCGCGCGCGCAAGCTGAATCTCCCGCTCCCCGTCCCTTCCATGCCACCGTATCCAGCCCCGTTGCCGCCCAGAGAGTACTCCATTCTCGCGCGTGAAGAATACGGCGGCGCCGGTCGAAGGGGCCCGCCGTCGGCCGCTCCCCGTCGTTGCGACCCGCCGCCGGCCGAAGGGGACCCGCCACCGTCGTTGCGACCCGCCGTCGGCCGCTCCCCGTCGTTGCGACCCCATCCTTGCGGCCGTCCGCCATGGATCCGCCGGGAAACCTCAGCGGCCTGGGATCCTCACCGCCCGGGGATCCTCAGAGGCCTCGCGGTGGAGGGAAGGCGCCGCCGGTAGGGGACGGTCCTCGGCGACCCGCGCCTCGCAGTGGAGGGAAGGCGCCGCCGCCCGCCATGGATTTGCCGCCGGCAGAGGATTCTCGGCGCCCCGCATCAGGCAGTGGAGGGAAGGTGCGCCAATCCAGACTTGGGTTGAAGAAGCCCTCCATTCTGGCGCCACAAGTTCATCCTCCGACGCCGCCATCGATTTCTTCCTCAGCTGCTGGGACTGGCGCCCCTGGTGCGCCCACTTCATCCCCTCCTGCAGCGATGACATCGTCCCTGCCAGGGCCAGCGCAAGGAGCAGGATGGGGGGCCATGTTCCCAAATTTTCCTGCTCAACATGGAAACCAACACAGCTCAGAATGGTATGTTTGATTCCGATCTCTGCATATTGTAGGATGTTTGTTTGTCTACAAATTGTTGGATGTTTGTTTGTCTAAAATTAGTTGGATGTCTGTTTGTCTACAAATTACAGGATATATCCGCCTGGTGGTTTTCTACGTATGATTGAACCACCTCACTATCCACCGCAACCACCAGGACATGGAGAAAATTTTCATTTTGTTGGTCAGAATGTGGCCTTTAACCAATCACCACCAGGAAGTACCTACAGAACACCATCACCACAAGAGGAGAGACAAGATAGGACAAGCAGCAAGAGCGATCATATTGTGATTGATGAAGATGAAAACAATGTCCCAAAGAAGTCAGTAGTAAAGAAGAGATATTGGACTCATGAAGAGGAAGAACGATTGGTAAGTGCATCTATCAATTAACCTTTTGCAGGACATTGATTGAGACCAGAGTTCTCTTGTTCATATGTTGTTATTATTGGTTTTGTAGGCTAGTTCTTGGTTGGAAGCTTCTAAAGACCCTATTCATGGAAATGACAAGAAGGGTGATACATTTTGGAAGGAAGTCACTGCTGAGTTCAACAGGAAAGGGAACGGGAAGCGTACAAGGGAATTCAACCAATTGAAGATTCATTGGTCACGCCTTAAGTCATCGATCGGTGAATTCAATGATTATTGGAGTAAGGTGAATCAAATGCATACAAGTGGGTATTCTAACGACATGTTGGAAGAAGAGGCACAACAAATGTATGCAAATAGGTATGGAAAGCGTTTTCAGTTGGTGCATTGGTGGAAGATACTCAAAGAAGAGCCCAAATGGTGTGCATTATTTGAGACAGAGAAAGAGAGGACTGAGGAGGATGATATTCCAGAAGAACAGATGCGTCCCATTGGTAGAGACGCTGCAAAGGCTGAACGCAGTGGGAAGCGTAAGAAGGCTAAAGATATGGAAGGAATTATTAGCCTTGGGGACAGTATTGAAAAAATTGCCAAGGTCCAGCAAGATAGGAAGGTGGAGCTCGAAAAGGCCACGGAAGCACAGCTCCTGATATCAAATACACAGTTGAAGGCAGCACAAGAGGAGAAGGAAGCAAAGATGTTAATGGTCTACAATACTCTACTTACTAAAAGTACAAGCAACATGTCTGAAGGTGAAAAGGCTAACCATGCGAGGGCAATACAAAAGTTAGAAGAGAAGCTGTTTGGAGACTAAGGTGAGTACTGAAATCTGAACTTAAATGTATCTATTTTTTAGTGTGAACTgaaatatatctatttattaGTGTGAATGGCAGTTTCACTTAAATATCTATTTATTACTTATTAGTCTGAATGGTTGCTCACGGCCACCCATCAGACTTCCTGATATTTGTTAGTGTGAATGGCAGTTTCACATTGTGTGAAACTCCAATAGTTTCTGGCTGCAGTTTCACATTGTGTGAAACTCCAATAGTTTCTGGTTGCAGTTTCACATTGTGTGAAACTCCAATAGTTTCTGGCTGCAGTTTCACATTTGCATGCCTATATAACTACACGAATGCCTCCTCTCTTTTCCTTCTCTTTTCCTGTCAAGAAGCGTTCTTCATCTTTGAGGTGACCATATTTTACTCAGAACTTGTATTTCTAAATCCTCGATTGGTTTCTCCCCTCACCTTCTCTATTTTTTCATCTGCAAAGATGTCTGACCATCGTGATGCAAGTCGGCGTTCTCTGAACTTATTGGATCAGTTCCTTGCTGACGGTCAGATCATAGATGACGCTCTCGATGAAGCCACAACAGTCATACAGTCCACAATCGAAGGTCTTCAAAAAGAGGCTTCTGACCATCGAAAGAATCCAAGAAGGTACATCAAGAGGCCACGAGAGGAAGCACATCAAAAACTAGTGGATGATTATTTCGCAGAAAATCCTCTTTACCCTTCTCATCTTTTTCGCCGAAGATTTCGTATGTCTAAGCCACTGTTTCAACGCATCGTTGATGCCTTGGGTCAGTGGTCTGAGTATTTTACTCAGAGGGTTGATGCAGTTAATCGGCAAGGACTGAGTCCACTCCAGAAGTGTACTGCAGCTATTCGCCAATTGGCTACTGGTAGTGCTGCAGATCAATTAGATGACTACTTGAAGATAGGAGAGACCACTGCAATGGAGGCATTGAAGAATTTTGTGAAAGGGGTTAGAGAAATATTTGGTGAGAGATATCTTAGGCGTCCCACTATGGAAGATACTGAGCGCCTACTCAAACTTGGTGAGAGACGAGGTTTTCCTGGAATGTTTGGCAGCATTGACTGCATGCATTGGCAATGGGAAAGATGCCCGGTTGCTTGGAAGGGTCAGTTTACTCGGGGTGATCAGAAAGTGCCAACTCTGATACTTGAAGCTGTGGCCTCTCATGATCTTTGGATTTGGCATGCATTCTTTGGAGCAGCGGGGTCTAACAATGATATTAATGTGTTGAACCAGTCTACTGTATTTATCAATGAGCTTAAAGGACAGGCTCCTAGAGTGCAGTACATGGTGAATGGAAATCAACACAACATTGGATACTTTCTTGCTGATGGAATATATCCTGAATGGGCAGTGTTTGTGAAGTCGATACGACTCCCTATCACtgagaaggagaagttgtatgcCTTTGGTGTATTGCAGCGTCGATGGTGCATCTTAAAACGACCAGCTCGTTTATATGACCGAGCTGTACTCCGTGATGTCGTGCTAGCGTGCATCATACTTCACAATATGATAGTTGAAGATGAGAAAGATCAGGACATTATTGAAGAAAATCTAGACCTAAATATGCCACCTAGTTCATCAACCGTTCAAGAACCAGAGTTCTCTCCTGAACAGGATATTCCGTTAGCTAGAACTTTAGAAAAGGATACTTCTATTCGAGATAAGACGACTCATCGCAGACTTAAGAATGATTTGATCGAACATATTTGGAATAAGTTTGGTGGTCATGCACGTAGAACTGGAGTTTGAGATATAATACATGTAattgttttatatttttgtatcatttatttatatatatggaTGGTATGTCTGAATGCCCATTATCAATTACTTTGGTTTCTGCAGGGTGCCATTGTGGAAGTGATCTCTGGTTTCTGCAGGGTGCGGAGCAAGGTTAGTGCTGGGAACCTGATCACTGTCAATGAACCTGATAGCACTATGGTTGGTTTCTGAAGGGTGCTCGATCATGTCAATGAACAAACTATTTTTTTGTCTGTACAGGATGAAGCAACGATGTCCATCCAATGTGTTCTAGTTTATGGGTTCAACTGAAGGCTATCGGCTGCACTACTATCgttgctttttttttatttcgaaCTGCTCTATGTATCGGTTACCTGAACTGCTCTACGCCTCTACTATGTTTTAGTGACCTGAACTACTATCGGCTGCACTACTATCTTGGTTATCTATGTTTCGGTGACCTGAACTGCTATATATGAATATGGGTTCCTGTCAAAACTCTTTATTTTATCATTGTTCCTATACCGTTTCTGCTGCAGTGATTAACATGCAACGTTTGGGTACAAATGGCTACATGGCCAACGGAGCATATGATCTGATCGTTTGACAGCAATTAAATGCTTTAGTTTGTTTTGGAAATGATGAGATGAAACACTGCATTGTGGAGTATAGTTTCATCAATTATTTCATCCTGTGAAAGCTGATGTGGCGTTTTGGAAACCGTGAAGTGAAACAAGCACTGAGATTAGCCTAAAGAAAACACAGGAATGTCATGTCCTTATATTGCAGAAACCTAGTTGTGTTGTGTGCATAACTTATATGGAGACCAGGAAAAACAAatgttttccaaaagaaaaaaaaaactcaggaGCTACTTGCTCTTATGGAGCCATCTACTTTtgaacatactccctccatacctgaAATTgttgacgtttaggacatgattaTACTTACCAAGGAGTAATTAATTAGGGGTATTTTCCCATCTCTACCCCTATTAAATAAAGTTACGACTGCTCTTTAAACAAGAAAGTTGTCCAGCTCTAGTGGCTAGAGCAGCAGGCTGTGAGATATATTGTGTGGGGTGTAGAGTTCGAAACCCATTCAACCTACTATTCTTGCGGGGAAGGCCAACAAGGGAGCCGTGCGCCTTTAATGCGCGCGTGTTTTGAGGTCAGCAGGGGGCGTCGTGGCAGTGGAAGAGGCGTGCGGTGCAAGGGTAAACAGGTCAAGTTTGAGTCTCTAGTGGCCAAAACATCACTTTTTCTGAAAACAAGCCCATGGCCCAGAACGTCAATTATTATAGGTATGAAGGGAGTAAAACAATGATACATGGCACACCCACACAAAGTATTCGTAGAGTTACTTCTATAGCCGTATAGAGTAGTGAAAGCGGACTTGGCAGTGCAATTTACTCTATCTGTCCcaaataaatcaatttctagatcCGTGTCAACTTTATATTTCTAAATCAATTTCTACAATCCGTGTCAACTTTATATTAAAGGGCAATTGATTTTAGAAATTGACACGGATCTAGAATGAGTTACTCCTATAGCCGTATTGAGCATATAGTATATACATTAATATTAAAGAGAATATAGTATATATTTTTGTATTAAAGGGTAATTGATTTTAATATTAAAGGGTGTCCCAAATAAATCAGTTTCTAGATCCATGTCAACTTTATATTTCTAAATCAATTTCTACGACGTAAAATGAgcatcttataaaaatatattctgtgaaaaatctaatgataatattatactataaattttagtgatttttaaaaaaaattatttaaagtttaaaaagtttgacttaagacaactccAGAGATTGATTCTTTAAGAGGCATACCTGAAATTTTAGGATTTAGGACATGCCTTACAGGCCCGTTTTACTTCTAGTCTCCCATCGGCCCATATGGACACTTGTTGATCAGTCAAGAGGACGAAGATAGCAATTGTGACCCAGCCAAGCTGCCGAGATCGGCGACAGCTCAGGGAGCTGGACGGCGGCGCGACTCTGGGTGGCTGCGTGGCGAGGCGCTGGGGCCGAACGCCGGCAGCTGCGCTGCAAAAATGACCTCCCCTGGCTGGAGTGCAGCAACGATCGGCCCCTTACATTTCCTTGGAGATTTAAGCCCGCTGGATGGAAATCAAATTCCGCAAAGCCCATTCTGAGAGACGCGTCTTATCTGGCCTGTCGTCTCTCTTTGTTCTCCGATTGTCGAAAGTGGATCGAGGAACTACACCATGGTAAATCAGATCAGCTCCACATTTCCACCCTATTTTGGTGAAGACCATCCCTACCAAAAAATTTACCCTGATTCTCCGATTTTTTTTTGCATGATTCTCCACAGGCAGCCAGCAATTGGAGCAGTAAAATTAGCTCCCTCCAGTTCAAGGAACGACTTCAATTGGAAGTAAAAAAAAACATGGGAACAACGGTAGCCATTCAATGAGCAGCCAAAACACCGTGCCCcctcatgctttttaaatagaGAATGGCGGCCCCGTACGTATGCCTATCTATTCTCGTCTCGTGTTCCGTTGCACAGTTCCATCTCGCGGCATTCCCACTCCCACGTCGAGAAGTGTTGCCTCATGGCCGTCATGGCGCAGAAGACCGTGATCCTCTACCCTTCGCTGGGAGTCGGCCATCTGAACCCCATGGTGGAGCTGGCCAAGGTCTTCCTCCGCCGTGGCCTAGCCGTCATCATCGCCGTCGTCGACATGCCCGACAAGGACTCCGTGTCGGCCGAGGCGCTGGaccgcctcgccgccgccaaCCCGGACATCGCGTTCCGCCTCCTCCCTGTCCCGTCCTGCGGCACGAGACCTTACTCTCACCCGGTCATGCGCGCCATCGACGTGCTCCGCGTCGCCAACCCCGTGCTCCTGGGCTTCCTGCGCGCGCTCCCCGCTGTCGACGCCATCGTGCTCGACATGTTCTGCACGGACGCGCTCGACGTCGCCGCCGAGCTCAACACCCCGGCGtacttcttcttctcctccgcGCTAGCCGACCTCGCCATCATGCTCCACATGCCGTACTACTACCCCACCGCGCCGTCCTCGTTCAAGGACATGCCCGACACCGTGCTGCACTTCCCTGGCGTGCCACCGATCCGCGCGCTCGACATGGGCGCGACGATGCAGGACCGGGACAGCGACGTCGCCAAGGCACGCCTCTCCCAGTGCGCGCGCATGCTCGAAGCGAGGGGCATTCTCGTGAACAGCTTCGACTGGCTGGAGGCACGGGCCCTGGAAGCGCTCAGCCGTGGCCTCTGCACGCCGGGGCGCTCGGCTCCACCAGTCCACTGCATCGGGCCGCTGGTCCTTCCCGGAAACAGGGGAGGGGCCAGCGAGAGGCACGCGTGTCTGGAATGGCTGGACGCCCAGCCGGACCAGAGCGTTGTTTTCCTCAGCTTCGGCAGCCTGGGGACGTTCTCAGCGCCGCAGCTGAGAGAGATAGCGCGTGGGCTGGAGAGCTCCGGGCAGAGGTTCCTGTGGGTCGTTCGGAacccgcctgagcaccggagcaactccggcgagccggacCTGGTCCTGGAgccgtcgttgctccccgaggGTTTCTTGGAGCGTACTAGGGAAAGGGGCTTCGTGGTGAAGAACTGGGCGCCGCAGAGCGAGGTGCTGCGGCACCGGTCCATCGGCGCGTTCGTGACGCATTGCGGGTGGAACTCGGTGCTAGAGGGCATCGCGTCTGGCGTGCCGATGATCTGCTGGCCGCTATACGCGGAGCAGAAGATGAATAAGGTGCACATGGTGGAGGAGATTAAGGTTGGCGTGGTGATGGAGGGGTACGAGGAGGAGCTGGTaaaggcggaggaggtggaagCAAAGGTGAGGCTGGTCATGTCCGGCGACGGGGAGGAGCTTAGGCAGAGGCTCTTGACGGCCAAGGAGATGACTGTAGAGGTTCTCAAGGAAGGTGGCTCATCTGACGTGGCGTTTGACAAGTTCTTGACGGACTTGATGAAGAACACCTGTACGGAGAATAGTGCCTTGTGAGATGTGCAACGGTTCTCTGTTTTCTGGATTTTGACTGGCTTTCCCAGATTGTCCAAAAAAAAAAGCTGGAAGTGAATGAATCATTTTTCCCGCCACGGGTCCGGGGGTGCCCGTGTATGGGCCTGGACATGCGCTACATTAGCGCGGTAGATTCTCCAATTGTGGCGACAAAGACTTTTAAACGACTTTCATAGCAGCACTTTGATGTGTTGCTAACCTGTCATTTACATTTTGCATATACGTGGAGGATGCTACGTGCACAAGGAAAAACAATCCAGGGTGTACCGTCGTTTTTCTTTTAAGATCCATAATTTCCAGTATATGTATTAGTAAGAAGAAGAGGGTTGGTCCAATTTATGAGCGAAATGGCCCGCCACAATGTGCCTTTCCCGACAAGGAAACAATTCTCTGTCGCTTGGCTGATAAGCTATGGCTGAgagtattgttcgctgatttgttgtgagagacaaacactactgaatggctggcagattcgACAGATAAGCTCAAGGATCAGAATCATTTTACCCACCCCAAGTATGGGTCCGACATGTGCTTTTTGTACATTTAGACATGCTATATCGTCAATAGATTCTGCAATTTTAGCGATAAAATTTTAAACGACTTTCATAGAAGCTCTTTAATGTGTTGCTAACCTGTCATTTACATTTTGCATATGTTAAGGATGCTACTTGCACAAGGAAAAAAATCCAAGGTGTGTATCgttattctttttctttttttaaatatATGGATTTTTTAGCATGTATTAACAAGAAGAGAGTTGGTCTAGTTTACAAGGGAAATAGAACTCGAAAACCATATAATACTATCTAAAAACTACATTGTCTACAACTATCATAAGTTCATAACAAACGACGAAGCCTACTACTATGTGTCATTGTCGCCAAGCTTAGTCCAACGATAAGCAGTTTTGACTTCACAGCGAAGGTCCTCAGCCGTGTCTTGAAGCTTAGAGCAACCTTGAGACAAAAGCTTCATCGAAGCACCAAGTGGGTACCAAGCCCAACATGGCCAAATACGAAGtctatcaccaaattccttattTTTTTACGAAATCTAGAGAGGCCGAAGCCTCTACAACGACTTTATTAAAGATTCAATAAAAGAGGATTTTTACAAGAGAAGCATCAGGGGCAGGGAGAGAAACAAGAGAAAGAAGAGCTGAACTAGAGAAAGTGAGAAACTAAGAAGCAAGG from Sorghum bicolor cultivar BTx623 chromosome 3, Sorghum_bicolor_NCBIv3, whole genome shotgun sequence encodes the following:
- the LOC8062143 gene encoding UDP-glycosyltransferase 88A1; protein product: MDAGSVKQIAVLYPVGGVGHIGPMTQLAKVFLRHGYDVTMVLIEPPIKSTDSGAGFIERVAASNPSITFHVLPPTIPPPDLASSTKHPFLLILELMRRYNDELESFLRSIPRERLHSLVIDLFCTHAIDVATKVGVPVYKFFASGAGTLAIFTQLPALLAGRQTGLKELADTPLEFLGVPSMPASHLVTSLLESPEDELCRSMMKILERHADTHGVLVNTFESLESRALEALRDPLCVPGQVLPPVYSVGPLVGTGDKREGDGSSSRHECLAWLDAQPERSVVFLCWGSKGALPKEQLKEIAVGLERCWQRFLWVVRTPAGSDGGPKRYWEQRAEADLDALLPEGFLERTKGRGLVVTSWAPQVDVLSHPATGVFVTHCGWNSTLEAIAAGVPMLCWPLAGAEQRMNKVFITEDMGVGVEMEGYMTGFIEADEIAGKVRLALEAGEGTRIRERALQLKKETEEALEDGGSSQAAFRRFLLDIANLGE
- the LOC8062144 gene encoding glutathione S-transferase T2; amino-acid sequence: MDPPGNLSGLGSSPPGDPQRPRGGGKAPPVGDGPRRPAPRSGGKAPPPAMDLPPAEDSRRPASGSGGKVRQSRLGLKKPSILAPQVHPPTPPSISSSAAGTGAPGAPTSSPPAAMTSSLPGPAQGAGWGAMFPNFPAQHGNQHSSEWIYPPGGFLRMIEPPHYPPQPPGHGENFHFVGQNVAFNQSPPGSTYRTPSPQEERQDRTSSKSDHIVIDEDENNVPKKSVVKKRYWTHEEEERLASSWLEASKDPIHGNDKKGDTFWKEVTAEFNRKGNGKRTREFNQLKIHWSRLKSSIGEFNDYWSKVNQMHTSGYSNDMLEEEAQQMYANRYGKRFQLVHWWKILKEEPKWCALFETEKERTEEDDIPEEQMRPIGRDAAKAERSGKRKKAKDMEGIISLGDSIEKIAKVQQDRKVELEKATEAQLLISNTQLKAAQEEKEAKMLMVYNTLLTKSTSNMSEGEKANHARAIQKLEEKLFGD
- the LOC8062145 gene encoding UDP-glycosyltransferase 88B1 yields the protein MAQKTVILYPSLGVGHLNPMVELAKVFLRRGLAVIIAVVDMPDKDSVSAEALDRLAAANPDIAFRLLPVPSCGTRPYSHPVMRAIDVLRVANPVLLGFLRALPAVDAIVLDMFCTDALDVAAELNTPAYFFFSSALADLAIMLHMPYYYPTAPSSFKDMPDTVLHFPGVPPIRALDMGATMQDRDSDVAKARLSQCARMLEARGILVNSFDWLEARALEALSRGLCTPGRSAPPVHCIGPLVLPGNRGGASERHACLEWLDAQPDQSVVFLSFGSLGTFSAPQLREIARGLESSGQRFLWVVRNPPEHRSNSGEPDLVLEPSLLPEGFLERTRERGFVVKNWAPQSEVLRHRSIGAFVTHCGWNSVLEGIASGVPMICWPLYAEQKMNKVHMVEEIKVGVVMEGYEEELVKAEEVEAKVRLVMSGDGEELRQRLLTAKEMTVEVLKEGGSSDVAFDKFLTDLMKNTCTENSAL